In Syntrophus gentianae, one genomic interval encodes:
- a CDS encoding NADH-quinone oxidoreductase subunit C, producing MTDTVKLQNKFPNGILNIDEFSDEVSVTLKGEALLPVCTFLRDDPEYAFRFLVDVTAVDYEGRTPRFVVVYHLLSQERKERMRLRVPLEGENPEIETVTKVWPTADWHERETYDLFGITFLHHPDLRRILLPDSWDCHPLRKDYPLEGRGEL from the coding sequence ATGACGGACACAGTGAAACTTCAAAACAAATTTCCAAACGGAATTCTGAATATTGATGAATTCAGCGATGAGGTCAGTGTTACGCTGAAAGGCGAGGCACTGCTTCCGGTATGCACATTCCTGAGGGATGATCCTGAATATGCCTTTCGCTTCCTGGTGGACGTAACCGCTGTTGATTATGAAGGCAGGACACCCCGTTTCGTTGTTGTTTATCACCTGCTGTCCCAGGAGCGAAAAGAGAGAATGCGTCTCAGGGTCCCCCTGGAGGGAGAGAATCCGGAAATTGAAACCGTTACGAAAGTCTGGCCGACGGCGGACTGGCATGAGCGGGAAACTTATGACCTCTTCGGCATTACGTTTCTGCACCATCCCGACCTGCGCCGCATTCTCCTGCCCGATTCCTGGGACTGCCATCCTCTGAGGAAGGATTATCCCCTGGAAGGCAGAGGCGAATTGTAA
- a CDS encoding NADH-quinone oxidoreductase subunit A yields MLLNYLPVAIYLLIAIGFGAVVVFLSSLLGPKMPGKVKLETYECGMEPIGPNRLRTSIKFYVIAMLFIIFDIEAVFLYPWAVVFKELKIFGLVEMGIFIAILFAGLAYVWRKGALEWD; encoded by the coding sequence ATGTTGCTCAATTATTTGCCCGTCGCCATTTACCTGCTGATCGCAATCGGCTTCGGCGCCGTCGTTGTTTTTTTGTCTTCGCTCCTGGGGCCGAAAATGCCCGGCAAGGTCAAACTTGAGACCTACGAATGCGGGATGGAGCCGATCGGCCCCAATCGGCTCCGCACCTCCATAAAATTCTATGTCATCGCCATGCTTTTCATCATCTTCGATATTGAGGCGGTGTTCCTCTACCCCTGGGCGGTGGTTTTCAAGGAGCTGAAAATTTTCGGCCTTGTGGAAATGGGAATCTTTATCGCCATTCTGTTCGCCGGCCTGGCCTATGTTTGGCGGAAGGGGGCGCTGGAATGGGATTAG
- a CDS encoding NADH-quinone oxidoreductase subunit D — protein sequence MVETDSKLPEERLLRGKTETMEVNFGPQHPSTHGVFRAVVELDGETVVKVVPHLGFLHRGIEKLAEHRTYSQIIPLTDRLDYMAGASNNLGYCLAVEKLLKIEAPPRGQFIRVILTELSRISSHLFWAGANAHDLGAMTPFFYMCREREQILFLLERATGARLTPSFFRIGGVALDLPPEFADECHNFVEAFPGRVDEYETLLTENPIWKSRTQGVGYLPAKDCIALGVSGPMARASGINWDLRKDMPYSGYEKFYFQVPVYSGCDAYDRYRVRIMEMRQSCEIVRQALEGLPEGEHSVPVKANLKPPAGEVYMAIEAPRGELGFYLVSDGSASPYRLKIRPPTFVNLQAFPRMSEGGLFSDMVAALSSIDLVLAEVDR from the coding sequence ATGGTAGAAACGGACAGCAAGCTCCCCGAAGAGAGACTATTGAGGGGAAAGACTGAAACGATGGAAGTGAACTTCGGGCCTCAGCATCCGTCCACGCACGGCGTCTTCCGGGCGGTGGTGGAGCTGGACGGGGAAACCGTGGTCAAGGTGGTCCCCCATCTCGGGTTTCTCCACCGCGGGATCGAAAAGCTTGCCGAACATCGTACCTATTCCCAGATCATTCCCTTGACGGACAGGCTGGACTACATGGCCGGGGCGTCCAACAACCTGGGATACTGCCTTGCGGTGGAGAAACTCCTCAAGATCGAAGCGCCCCCCCGCGGTCAGTTCATCCGGGTGATTCTCACCGAACTCAGCCGGATCTCCAGTCATCTCTTCTGGGCCGGGGCCAACGCCCACGATCTCGGGGCCATGACCCCTTTCTTCTATATGTGCCGGGAACGGGAGCAGATTCTCTTTCTACTTGAACGAGCCACCGGTGCCCGTCTCACGCCCTCCTTTTTCCGTATCGGCGGCGTGGCGCTGGACCTGCCTCCCGAATTCGCCGATGAATGTCATAATTTCGTGGAAGCCTTTCCCGGGCGCGTCGATGAGTACGAAACCCTTCTGACGGAAAACCCGATCTGGAAGAGCCGCACGCAGGGCGTAGGGTATCTTCCGGCAAAGGACTGCATCGCCCTGGGCGTTTCCGGCCCCATGGCACGCGCCTCGGGCATCAACTGGGATCTGCGGAAAGATATGCCCTATTCGGGTTATGAGAAGTTCTACTTCCAGGTTCCCGTCTATTCGGGCTGCGATGCCTACGACCGCTACCGGGTCCGCATCATGGAAATGCGTCAGAGCTGCGAGATCGTCCGCCAGGCCCTGGAAGGATTGCCCGAAGGGGAACATAGCGTTCCCGTAAAAGCGAACCTGAAGCCGCCGGCAGGAGAAGTCTATATGGCGATTGAGGCCCCCCGGGGCGAACTCGGTTTCTATCTGGTCAGCGACGGTTCTGCCTCGCCTTACCGGCTGAAGATCCGCCCCCCGACCTTCGTCAACCTGCAGGCCTTCCCCAGGATGAGCGAAGGCGGACTGTTCTCCGATATGGTGGCAGCCCTGTCCAGCATCGATCTGGTCCTCGCCGAGGTGGACCGCTGA
- the nuoK gene encoding NADH-quinone oxidoreductase subunit NuoK: MLPMSCYLVLGALIFGVGVLGVLIRRNVLVIFMSIELMLSAVNLTFVTLSRYLETLHGQVCVFFVMTVSAAEVAVGLAIIMMLFRNLGTTNIDEVRLMKE, from the coding sequence ATGCTTCCCATGAGTTGTTATCTGGTGTTGGGCGCCCTGATTTTCGGGGTGGGAGTCCTCGGGGTGCTGATCCGGCGGAATGTCCTGGTTATTTTCATGTCGATCGAGCTGATGCTCAGCGCGGTTAATCTGACCTTCGTCACGCTGTCGCGTTATCTGGAGACCCTTCATGGCCAGGTGTGCGTCTTTTTCGTCATGACGGTATCCGCCGCCGAAGTGGCGGTGGGACTGGCGATCATCATGATGCTCTTCCGCAATCTCGGAACGACCAATATCGACGAAGTTCGATTGATGAAGGAATAG
- a CDS encoding NADH-quinone oxidoreductase subunit M → MPYLLTILTFLPLLGVAILLFMKKEEGKAMKSLTLAITLANFLISLLLLKDFDLAAAGMQFVEKYSWIPNYGISYYLGIDGLTLLLVLLTTFFTPICVLACWEDIQKSIREFLICLLFLETGMIGVFLSLDLFLFYVFWEVMLIPMYLLIGIWGNPARRVYAAVKFFIYTMLGSVLMLAAILYLVFQYHADTGICTFNLLELYDSVLPRSSQLWLFLAFSLAFAIKVPVFPFHTWLPDAHTEAPTVGSVLLAAVLLKMGAYGFLRFCLPLFPNAALDYGTWLFLTLGLIGIIYGAWVCIVQQDLKRLIAFSSVSHLGFVMIGIFAFNAIAMKGAILQMINHGLSTGALFLIVGMIYERRHTRLIEEFGGLSKVMPAFATLFLIVTLSSIGLPGLNGFVGEFLILQGTFMNYKLFAILGASGVIFAAVYMLRMFQRVMYGHVTNPANAVLKDLSRREWTVLLPVLILIFWIGLYPSPFLRTTETSVNSLLQRIEKKYEYVVSKERLCGHQLAQREIGSPEIKKTQPSGGPAAKM, encoded by the coding sequence ATGCCTTACCTACTGACCATCCTGACTTTTTTACCCCTTTTGGGGGTGGCGATTCTCCTCTTCATGAAAAAGGAGGAGGGAAAGGCGATGAAGTCGCTGACCCTGGCCATCACATTGGCCAATTTTCTGATTTCGCTGCTGCTGCTCAAGGATTTTGACCTTGCAGCGGCCGGAATGCAGTTCGTGGAGAAGTATTCCTGGATTCCCAATTACGGCATCTCTTACTATCTGGGAATCGATGGTCTGACGCTGCTGCTCGTTCTGCTCACCACCTTCTTCACCCCGATCTGCGTCCTGGCGTGCTGGGAAGACATCCAGAAATCGATTCGGGAGTTCCTGATCTGCCTGCTCTTCCTCGAGACCGGAATGATCGGCGTGTTTCTCTCCCTGGACCTTTTCCTCTTCTACGTCTTCTGGGAAGTCATGCTGATCCCCATGTACCTGCTCATCGGCATCTGGGGCAATCCAGCCCGCCGGGTCTATGCCGCCGTCAAGTTCTTTATTTACACCATGCTGGGGAGCGTCCTCATGCTGGCGGCCATTCTGTACCTGGTTTTCCAGTATCATGCGGATACGGGAATCTGCACCTTCAATCTCCTTGAACTCTACGATTCAGTCCTGCCCCGCTCTTCGCAGCTCTGGCTCTTCCTGGCTTTTTCCCTGGCCTTCGCCATCAAGGTGCCGGTCTTCCCCTTTCATACCTGGCTGCCCGACGCCCACACGGAGGCGCCCACCGTGGGAAGCGTCCTGCTGGCGGCAGTTCTCCTGAAAATGGGCGCCTACGGATTCCTCCGCTTCTGTCTGCCCCTTTTCCCCAACGCTGCCCTGGATTATGGCACCTGGCTGTTTCTGACCCTGGGCCTGATCGGAATTATCTACGGCGCCTGGGTCTGCATCGTCCAGCAGGACCTGAAGCGGCTGATCGCCTTTTCCAGTGTGAGCCACCTGGGCTTTGTCATGATCGGCATCTTCGCCTTCAACGCCATCGCCATGAAAGGCGCCATCCTGCAGATGATCAACCACGGCCTTTCCACCGGGGCGCTCTTTCTCATCGTGGGAATGATCTATGAGCGGCGGCATACGCGGCTCATAGAGGAGTTCGGCGGCCTTTCCAAGGTCATGCCGGCCTTTGCCACCCTTTTTCTGATCGTCACCCTGTCATCCATCGGACTGCCGGGCCTCAACGGGTTCGTCGGGGAGTTCCTGATCCTGCAGGGGACCTTCATGAACTATAAACTCTTTGCAATCCTCGGGGCATCTGGTGTGATTTTCGCAGCCGTGTACATGCTCCGGATGTTCCAGCGGGTCATGTACGGCCACGTGACCAACCCGGCAAATGCCGTCCTGAAGGATCTCTCTCGAAGGGAATGGACGGTGCTGCTACCGGTGCTCATCCTCATTTTCTGGATCGGCTTATATCCCTCTCCCTTTCTGCGCACGACGGAAACATCGGTAAATTCGCTCCTGCAACGGATCGAGAAGAAGTATGAGTATGTCGTCAGTAAAGAAAGACTCTGCGGGCATCAGTTGGCCCAGAGGGAGATCGGCTCGCCGGAAATAAAGAAAACCCAGCCATCCGGCGGCCCTGCCGCAAAAATGTAA
- the nuoL gene encoding NADH-quinone oxidoreductase subunit L — protein MHKYVWLIPIFPLLGVLINGLLGRWVPKKAVGPIACLAVGLSAILSSLIFFEVVALAPEGRILPDIVCYPWIATGSFQVDIGFLVDPLSLVMLLVVGCVSLLIHIYSIGYMHDDPGYRRYFTELNLFVFFMLILVSANNLLLMFVGWEGVGLCSYLLIGFWYEKKSAADAGKKAFVMNRLGDFGFLLGIFALFFYTGSLSFQTVLAKAPAVFAYGGLEITLITLALFLGATGKSAQLPLYTWLPDAMEGPTPVSALIHAATMVTAGVYMVARLNLLFLMAPLSLLIVGIVGALTAIFAATIGMTQFDLKRVLAYSTVSQLGYMFLACGVGAFSVAVFHLMTHAFFKALLFLGAGSVMHALAGELDMRKMGGLRRHLPHTYRTFLIATLAIAGIPPLAGFFSKDEILYKAFTGGSTIWEASGVVLWAIGLAAALITAFYMFRAVFLTFYGQSRVETSVTQHLHESPPVMTLPLWVLALLSIVGGWIGIPWIESLNLFPQWLEPVMKGQEVTAQFTGGIPAHVAHHSLSFELLMATLSVLVALAGIGIAYRFYLKDPATPARLISGGMAPLYRLVRDKYRIDELYDLLFVRPILWVSGRLLWRVVDEKVIDGTVNGVATVVKGCGRGIQHLQTGYVQNYALAMLIGLALIVSYLVC, from the coding sequence ATGCATAAGTACGTATGGCTGATCCCGATATTTCCCCTGCTGGGGGTTCTGATCAACGGCCTTCTCGGGCGCTGGGTGCCGAAGAAGGCCGTGGGGCCGATTGCCTGTCTGGCCGTTGGATTGTCGGCGATCCTCTCTTCCCTGATTTTTTTCGAAGTCGTGGCCCTCGCCCCCGAAGGTCGGATTTTGCCGGACATCGTTTGCTATCCCTGGATCGCGACCGGGTCCTTTCAGGTCGATATCGGCTTTCTGGTAGATCCCCTTTCGCTGGTCATGCTGCTGGTGGTGGGCTGCGTGAGCCTGTTGATCCACATTTATTCCATCGGCTATATGCACGATGATCCCGGTTACCGGCGTTATTTCACCGAGCTGAACCTCTTTGTCTTCTTCATGCTGATTCTCGTTTCCGCCAACAACCTCCTGCTGATGTTCGTGGGCTGGGAAGGCGTGGGGCTCTGCTCCTACCTGCTCATCGGCTTCTGGTACGAGAAGAAATCCGCAGCGGATGCGGGGAAGAAGGCCTTTGTAATGAACCGGCTCGGGGATTTTGGCTTTCTGCTGGGAATCTTCGCCCTCTTCTTCTATACGGGCTCCCTTTCTTTTCAGACGGTTCTGGCCAAGGCCCCTGCCGTGTTCGCCTACGGCGGCCTGGAGATCACCCTGATCACCCTGGCCCTCTTCCTGGGCGCGACGGGGAAATCGGCTCAGCTTCCCCTCTATACCTGGCTGCCCGACGCCATGGAAGGCCCCACGCCGGTGAGCGCCCTCATCCATGCCGCCACCATGGTCACAGCCGGCGTCTATATGGTGGCCCGCCTGAATCTCCTCTTTCTGATGGCGCCGCTGTCCCTCCTGATCGTGGGGATTGTCGGCGCCCTGACGGCCATCTTCGCCGCCACGATCGGCATGACCCAGTTCGACCTCAAGCGGGTCCTGGCCTATTCCACGGTGAGCCAGCTTGGATATATGTTCCTCGCCTGCGGGGTTGGAGCCTTTTCTGTCGCCGTCTTCCACCTGATGACCCACGCCTTCTTCAAGGCCCTCCTCTTCCTGGGCGCCGGCAGCGTCATGCACGCCCTGGCGGGAGAACTGGATATGCGGAAGATGGGCGGTCTGCGCAGGCATCTCCCCCATACCTATCGGACCTTTCTGATTGCAACCCTGGCCATTGCCGGAATTCCTCCCCTGGCCGGCTTCTTCAGCAAGGACGAAATCCTCTATAAAGCCTTCACCGGGGGCAGCACGATCTGGGAAGCGAGCGGCGTCGTGCTCTGGGCCATCGGCCTTGCGGCCGCGCTGATAACGGCCTTTTACATGTTCCGGGCCGTCTTTCTGACATTCTACGGTCAAAGCCGGGTGGAGACCTCTGTCACGCAGCACCTCCATGAATCTCCCCCGGTTATGACCCTACCCCTCTGGGTCCTGGCGCTCCTGTCCATCGTCGGCGGCTGGATCGGGATCCCCTGGATCGAAAGTCTGAACCTCTTTCCCCAATGGCTGGAGCCCGTGATGAAAGGGCAGGAAGTCACGGCACAGTTTACCGGAGGAATACCCGCCCATGTCGCCCATCATTCTCTAAGCTTCGAGCTGCTGATGGCCACCCTCTCCGTGCTGGTGGCCCTGGCCGGCATCGGGATCGCGTACAGGTTTTACCTGAAAGACCCGGCGACGCCGGCCCGCCTGATATCCGGCGGGATGGCTCCGCTGTACCGGCTGGTTCGCGATAAATACCGGATCGATGAGCTCTACGATCTTCTCTTTGTCCGGCCGATCCTGTGGGTATCCGGGAGGCTCCTGTGGAGAGTCGTGGATGAAAAGGTGATTGACGGAACGGTCAACGGCGTGGCGACCGTCGTCAAGGGCTGCGGGAGGGGGATCCAACACCTGCAGACCGGCTATGTGCAGAACTACGCCCTGGCGATGCTGATCGGCCTGGCATTGATCGTATCCTATCTCGTCTGTTGA
- the nuoH gene encoding NADH-quinone oxidoreductase subunit NuoH: MTEWNADLLASGILLLVKIGIFFLLYMLSVAYLTLLERRFLGLFQERYGPNRVGWQGLLQPLADGIKMFFKEDITVSGADKAIYILAPIVFVATALMTFVVIPFGNVIWPATMEIGGRLYDFTLANANRGVLADVDGALLLILAISSIGVYGLMMAGWGSNNKYALLGGVRASAQMISYELVVGLALVGVLMTAGSLSLMDIVKAQEGTWFGVIPRWFVFKQPLAFLLFLVAIFAETVRTPFDFTECENELVAGYQTEYSSMKFALFYLAEYGHVLAASALVTTFFLGGWQGPFIDLPGWKYVLPTVYFCAKTLLVVFLFIWVRATLPRFRYDLLMKLGWKVLLPAALGNILLTPLVMKLFGDL, encoded by the coding sequence ATGACGGAATGGAATGCAGATCTGCTGGCGTCAGGGATTCTTCTGCTGGTAAAGATCGGGATATTTTTTCTCCTTTACATGCTCTCCGTGGCCTATCTCACCCTTCTGGAAAGACGTTTCCTGGGACTCTTCCAGGAGCGCTACGGCCCGAACCGCGTTGGCTGGCAGGGGCTTCTGCAGCCCCTTGCCGACGGCATCAAGATGTTCTTCAAGGAAGACATAACGGTTTCGGGGGCCGACAAGGCCATCTATATCCTGGCGCCCATCGTTTTCGTGGCCACGGCCCTGATGACCTTTGTGGTCATTCCCTTCGGCAATGTCATCTGGCCGGCCACCATGGAGATCGGCGGGCGTTTATATGATTTTACCCTGGCCAATGCGAACCGGGGCGTTCTGGCCGATGTCGATGGCGCGCTCCTGCTGATCCTGGCGATTTCGTCCATCGGGGTTTACGGCCTCATGATGGCGGGCTGGGGGTCCAACAACAAGTATGCCCTCCTGGGCGGCGTGCGCGCCTCGGCGCAGATGATCAGCTATGAACTGGTTGTGGGACTGGCTCTCGTGGGCGTTCTCATGACGGCCGGTTCCCTGAGCCTGATGGATATCGTGAAAGCCCAGGAAGGTACCTGGTTCGGTGTTATTCCCCGCTGGTTCGTCTTCAAGCAGCCCCTCGCCTTTCTCCTTTTTCTCGTGGCGATCTTTGCCGAGACGGTCCGCACCCCCTTCGACTTCACGGAATGCGAAAACGAACTGGTCGCCGGCTATCAGACGGAATACAGCTCCATGAAGTTTGCCCTCTTCTACCTGGCGGAATACGGACACGTCCTGGCGGCCAGTGCCTTGGTGACGACCTTCTTTCTCGGCGGGTGGCAGGGGCCCTTTATCGATCTGCCCGGATGGAAATATGTCCTGCCCACGGTCTATTTCTGCGCAAAAACCCTTCTGGTGGTGTTCCTCTTCATCTGGGTCAGGGCCACGTTGCCCCGTTTCCGCTACGACCTGCTGATGAAGCTGGGATGGAAGGTCCTGTTGCCGGCGGCGCTGGGAAATATCCTGCTGACGCCCCTGGTCATGAAACTCTTTGGAGACCTATAA
- a CDS encoding flavodoxin family protein, with amino-acid sequence MPKTLKILCVYYSFSGQTRKLVQALTEGFSQEGGEVVVVRLHPLKKMTFPFPSLLSTLWMMFRTCFRVRDKVAQHKALAEDFDAVLIGGPTWSYSPSGPVLAWLDREGRKVLFGQKTLPLISCRGYWKLHYRALKRAILAMGGKPLNPLIFTHPVKEPWRSIGVFLSLIGKQPQKMPVIGRHYPGYGHSPEQIEEARRLGSALAFMLRDSYDRHSISGWRGRVD; translated from the coding sequence ATGCCAAAAACCCTTAAAATACTTTGTGTTTACTATTCCTTCAGCGGGCAGACCCGGAAATTGGTTCAGGCGCTGACGGAGGGTTTTTCCCAGGAAGGCGGCGAGGTTGTGGTGGTCAGGCTCCATCCGCTGAAAAAAATGACGTTTCCCTTCCCATCCCTTCTGTCAACCCTCTGGATGATGTTCCGGACCTGCTTTCGTGTCCGGGACAAGGTTGCACAGCACAAGGCACTTGCCGAGGACTTCGACGCCGTGCTGATCGGCGGCCCGACCTGGTCTTACAGCCCCAGCGGACCGGTGCTGGCCTGGCTCGACCGGGAGGGACGCAAGGTATTATTTGGCCAAAAGACCCTTCCCCTCATCTCTTGCCGGGGCTACTGGAAGCTCCATTACCGGGCGCTCAAAAGGGCGATTCTCGCCATGGGCGGGAAACCCCTGAACCCCCTGATCTTTACCCATCCGGTCAAAGAGCCGTGGCGCTCGATCGGGGTGTTTCTGTCTCTGATCGGGAAACAGCCCCAGAAGATGCCCGTGATCGGGAGACACTACCCGGGATACGGTCACTCACCGGAACAGATCGAGGAGGCCAGAAGACTCGGAAGCGCCCTTGCCTTTATGCTGCGGGATTCCTATGACCGCCACTCGATCAGCGGCTGGCGGGGACGGGTGGACTGA
- a CDS encoding NADH-quinone oxidoreductase subunit B — protein MGLETALGDKFGEGIVITSLEKAINWSRKSSLWPCSFGLACCALEMIDAVLSPYDLARFGMEVFRPSPRHADLMIVAGTVTKKMLPAVVRIYEQMADPKWVIAMGACASTGGVFRTYSVVQGIDQYIPVDMYIPGCPPRPEALIDGILKLHDRIMQEKPLHSRRIPFREP, from the coding sequence ATGGGATTAGAAACGGCTTTGGGCGATAAATTCGGGGAAGGGATTGTGATCACCTCCCTGGAGAAGGCGATCAACTGGTCTCGCAAGAGTTCCTTATGGCCGTGCTCCTTCGGCCTGGCCTGCTGCGCCCTGGAGATGATCGATGCGGTCCTGTCGCCTTATGATCTGGCCCGCTTCGGCATGGAGGTCTTCCGGCCCTCGCCCCGCCATGCGGATCTCATGATCGTGGCGGGAACGGTCACGAAAAAGATGCTTCCCGCCGTCGTGAGGATTTACGAGCAGATGGCGGATCCCAAGTGGGTCATTGCCATGGGAGCCTGTGCTTCCACGGGAGGGGTATTTCGCACCTACTCCGTGGTGCAGGGAATCGATCAATATATCCCCGTCGATATGTACATCCCCGGCTGCCCGCCGCGTCCGGAGGCGCTGATCGACGGCATTCTCAAGCTGCACGACCGGATTATGCAGGAAAAGCCCCTGCATTCCCGGAGAATTCCTTTCAGGGAGCCATAA
- a CDS encoding NADH-quinone oxidoreductase subunit N, producing MDINLPVINWVSIAPELVLFLTGLAVLLLGAFFPGLPGGAVAGISLAGVFLGLVTSVALWGRSELAFSNMLALDNYGLFFNMIFLIGTGLTILASISYLAKYKENSENIENGEYYAQLLFACVGMMFMAAGTDLMTLFLGLETLSIATYVLAGFIKKDLKGNEAAIKYMLLGAFSTGFLLYGIALIFGSTGSTNLAAIHQYLSGAAGAPPPMLLFGMALLIAGFGFKIAAVPFHMWTPDVYEGAPTIVTAFMSVGVKAAAFAAFLRVFLSALPSLQAEWTPILSMLAIATMTLGNLAALAQENIKRMLAYSSIAHAGYLIVGMVAARNVASDMGSSSILYYLLAYTFMNLGAFLVVLLYGRRAEDNLNIRDYAGMGYRYPILGATMVIFMLSLAGIPPTAGFMGKFYLFSSAVKGGFLGLAIIGLLNSVVSVYYYLRVTVMIYMKEPSTAMPRIEFVGTSLLATTLAATATLILGIFPERFISLARQSVSLLLG from the coding sequence ATGGATATCAATCTTCCCGTTATCAATTGGGTCAGCATTGCCCCGGAACTGGTCCTCTTTCTTACCGGACTGGCCGTGCTTCTGCTGGGGGCGTTCTTCCCCGGATTACCCGGAGGGGCTGTTGCGGGAATCAGCCTGGCAGGGGTATTCCTCGGCCTGGTCACATCCGTCGCCCTGTGGGGAAGGTCGGAACTGGCTTTCAGCAACATGCTGGCGCTGGACAATTATGGGCTTTTCTTCAACATGATTTTCCTGATCGGCACCGGCCTGACCATCCTGGCGTCCATCAGCTACCTGGCTAAATATAAGGAAAATAGCGAAAATATTGAAAATGGGGAGTATTACGCTCAGCTCCTCTTTGCCTGTGTGGGCATGATGTTCATGGCTGCCGGAACGGATTTGATGACCCTCTTCCTCGGCCTGGAGACTCTCTCCATCGCCACGTATGTCCTGGCCGGCTTTATCAAGAAGGACTTGAAGGGCAACGAGGCGGCCATCAAGTACATGCTGCTGGGAGCCTTTTCCACCGGTTTCCTCCTTTACGGGATCGCCCTGATCTTCGGGTCGACCGGCTCCACCAATCTGGCGGCGATCCATCAGTATCTCAGCGGAGCGGCCGGCGCACCCCCTCCGATGCTCCTCTTCGGCATGGCGCTGCTCATCGCGGGATTCGGATTCAAGATCGCCGCTGTTCCTTTTCATATGTGGACGCCCGATGTTTACGAAGGAGCCCCCACGATCGTGACGGCCTTCATGTCCGTCGGCGTCAAGGCTGCGGCCTTTGCGGCCTTTCTGCGGGTCTTTCTGTCCGCCCTCCCGTCCCTGCAGGCGGAGTGGACACCCATTCTCTCGATGCTGGCGATCGCTACGATGACGCTGGGCAATCTGGCGGCGCTCGCACAGGAAAACATCAAGCGGATGCTGGCCTATTCAAGCATTGCCCATGCCGGTTACCTGATCGTCGGCATGGTGGCGGCCCGGAACGTCGCCAGCGACATGGGAAGCTCCAGCATCCTCTATTACCTGCTGGCGTATACCTTCATGAACCTTGGCGCCTTTCTGGTTGTTCTTCTCTATGGAAGGCGCGCGGAAGACAATCTGAACATCCGCGATTATGCCGGAATGGGTTATCGCTACCCGATATTGGGGGCTACCATGGTGATCTTCATGCTTTCCCTGGCCGGGATTCCGCCCACCGCCGGATTTATGGGGAAATTCTATCTCTTCTCCTCTGCGGTCAAAGGCGGTTTTCTCGGTCTGGCAATCATCGGCCTACTCAACAGCGTCGTTTCCGTATACTACTATTTGCGCGTTACAGTCATGATCTACATGAAGGAGCCGTCCACGGCTATGCCGCGGATCGAATTCGTCGGGACGTCGCTTCTGGCAACGACTCTCGCAGCCACGGCGACGCTTATTCTGGGAATCTTCCCGGAAAGATTTATTTCCCTGGCCCGCCAATCCGTTTCTCTGCTTCTGGGTTAA
- the nuoI gene encoding NADH-quinone oxidoreductase subunit NuoI — MIKALAKGMALTFKTLFRPRITLRYPEEKRVMYERWRGCPYLPTGEDGRELCVACGICAKGCPAQAIRVEGGKREDNSRYPVIFEVDLGRCIFCGFCAESCPKNAIRLGQAYELATEDREKLVLTKEDLLHQGEKETT; from the coding sequence ATGATCAAAGCACTGGCAAAGGGAATGGCCCTCACCTTCAAAACCCTCTTCCGACCGCGGATAACCCTCCGGTATCCCGAGGAGAAGAGAGTCATGTACGAGAGATGGCGGGGCTGTCCCTACCTTCCAACGGGAGAGGACGGGCGGGAGCTCTGCGTGGCCTGCGGAATCTGCGCCAAGGGATGTCCGGCGCAGGCGATTCGCGTAGAAGGGGGAAAGCGGGAGGACAACAGCCGGTATCCGGTGATTTTTGAAGTGGATCTGGGACGCTGCATCTTCTGCGGCTTCTGCGCGGAAAGCTGCCCGAAGAACGCCATTCGCTTGGGCCAGGCCTATGAGCTGGCAACGGAGGACAGGGAAAAGCTGGTGCTCACGAAGGAAGACCTTCTGCATCAAGGCGAAAAGGAGACAACGTGA
- a CDS encoding NADH-quinone oxidoreductase subunit J family protein — MELFLFLILGGLALISSLLVVFQRNPLYSALFLILTFLAMAGLYLVLGAEFIALVQVLVNAGAVMVLFLLVIMLINPEKEKVETWKGHRRQKFYGFLLVAFLAPLIGLGISTPLLYDGPQLGARGSYSPQMAEKARNTVDVASLLFTEYVLPFEITSVLLLVAIVGVVYLARHRKNRTPAGEGIESHER, encoded by the coding sequence ATGGAACTGTTCCTCTTTCTGATTCTCGGCGGTCTGGCTTTGATCTCGAGTCTTCTCGTGGTGTTTCAGCGGAATCCCCTCTATTCGGCCCTCTTTCTGATCCTGACCTTTCTGGCCATGGCCGGCCTCTATCTGGTGCTGGGCGCGGAGTTTATCGCCCTTGTCCAGGTCCTGGTCAATGCCGGCGCCGTCATGGTCCTTTTTCTCCTGGTGATCATGCTGATCAATCCGGAAAAGGAAAAGGTCGAAACATGGAAAGGCCACCGGCGACAGAAGTTCTACGGATTTCTCCTCGTCGCCTTTCTGGCGCCTCTGATCGGGTTGGGGATCTCCACGCCGCTCCTCTATGACGGTCCCCAGTTGGGCGCCCGGGGAAGCTATTCCCCGCAGATGGCGGAGAAGGCGCGCAATACGGTGGATGTCGCCTCCCTGCTCTTCACGGAGTATGTGCTCCCCTTCGAAATCACCTCCGTTCTCCTCCTGGTTGCCATTGTCGGGGTGGTTTATCTGGCAAGGCACAGAAAAAACAGAACTCCCGCGGGGGAAGGAATTGAAAGTCATGAACGCTAA